Proteins from one Bactrocera neohumeralis isolate Rockhampton chromosome 3, APGP_CSIRO_Bneo_wtdbg2-racon-allhic-juicebox.fasta_v2, whole genome shotgun sequence genomic window:
- the LOC126752614 gene encoding FK506-binding protein 59: MSGNKKIDLSGDGGVLKEIINEGHGEEYPLNGCKVSLHYTGKLVEGTVFDSSVGREPFEFDLGKGHVIKAFDMGVATMKLNEKCLLTCAPDYAYGAAGSPPSIPPNSTLIFELEMLGWKGEDVSPNKDGSIERFIVESSDKKRSPAEGSLVKVHLIGKYNGNTFEERDVEFDYGEGCDCSIIEGVEIALERMTVGETSRIKIQPKYAFGSKGNDVFNIPPNSTVEYIVKLIDCEKGIEEWKLSDEERLQQAELYKSKGTKYFSKQNFSLAIKMYKSCVDIISKIDNDESKKLKIASNSNIALCYQKTNDYFEGKQACIEALKLDPLNIKALYRRGQCNLAINEFKEALEDFEKVIELEPTNKAAINQIQICKQRIKEANDKERKIYANMFKKLSAADKQPTPSTEPDVLTKCGEWTDEDAKREVDLAFERDNNIVMI; the protein is encoded by the exons atgtcTGGAAATAAGAAAATTGATTTATCTGGAGACGGTGGTGTattgaaagaaattataaatgaaGGTCATGGTGAAGAATACCCATTAAATGGTTGCAAAGTTTCTTTGCACTATACGGGGAAATTGGTCGAGGGAACTGTATTTGACTCTAGTGTAGGACGCGAACCTTTTGAGTTCGATTTGGGAAAAG GCCATGTTATCAAGGCATTTGATATGGGTGTGGCGACAatgaaattgaatgaaaaatgtttactaACATGTGCTCCTGACTACGCTTATGGTGCGGCTGGAAGTCCTCCGAGCATTCCTCCGAACTCAACATTGATATTCGAG tTGGAAATGCTTGGTTGGAAAGGAGAAGATGTTAGCCCAAATAAGGACGGTAGCATAGAGAGGTTTATTGTGGAGAGCAGTGATAAGAAACGTTCCCCGGCCGAAGGTTCTCTTGTTAAAG TTCATTTGATTGgaaaatataatggaaataCTTTTGAGGAGCGTGATGTAGAATTTGATTATGGTGAAGGTTGTGATTGCTCAATTATTGAAGGAGTTGAGATAGCACTGGAAAGAATGACTGTTGGCGAAACTTCAAG aataaaaattcaaccaaaatatGCCTTTGGAAGTAAAGGAAATGATGTTTTTAACATTCCACCAAACTCTACTGTCGAATATATAGTCAAACTTATTGATTGTGAAAAG gGAATAGAAGAATGGAAATTGTCAGATGAGGAAAGATTGCAACAGGCTGAATTGTATAAATCTAAAGgaacaaaatatttctctaaacaaaacttttcgttggctataaaaatgtataagagCTGCGtagatattatttcaaaaattg ACAATGATGAATCGAAAAAGTTGAAGATAGCCTCAAACAGCAATATTGCTTTATGTTACCAGAAAACAAATGATTATTTCGAAGGAAAACAAGCG TGTATTGAAGCTCTAAAGTTAGATCCCCtaaatataaaagcactttacCGTCGGGGACAATGTAATCTAGCTATTAATGAATTTAAGGAGGCTCTTGAAGATTTTGAAAAg GTAATCGAGTTGGAGCCTACAAACAAAGCTGCCataaatcaaattcaaatttgtaaGCAGCGAATCAAGGAGGCTAACGATAAAGAAaggaaaatttatgcaaatatgttcaaaaaattGTCTGCAGCTGACAAACAG ccAACACCGAGTACTGAACCTGATGTTTTAACGAAATGCGGTGAATGGACAGATGAAGACGCAAAGCGCGAAGTCGATTTGGCCTTCGAACGCGATAATAATATTGttatgatttaa
- the LOC126752678 gene encoding uncharacterized protein LOC126752678, with protein MELQQSPEVDDLEERVKLRREARRKKILENAKSRLEKLSMRQGGDGDSDLVRRRSNHQIQETIEYSDPEVEPDIPENLQMPFQHFQQFENTFKGFESSLNQEDVLEKEKPFLKYKLHVVLAVTVAYITSLILNESEGKTFFVIIPVALVILSDLTIFRQQKQRNPMINMLVIFGLRSQEIVHALDVVSKLQNIMADLSIFIFYFCIVTCFGNQFVHLADIN; from the exons atGGAATTGCAGCAGTCACCTGAGGTCGATGATTTAGAAGAAAGGGTCAAACTTAGGCGAGAAGCAAGAAGGAAAAAGATTCTTGAGAATGCCAAAAGTCGGTTAGAAAAATTAAGCATGAGACAAGGTGGAGATGGCGACAGTGATTTGGTGCGCCGACGTTCTA atCATCAGATACAAGAAACTATTGAGTATTCGGATCCAGAAGTTGAACCCGATATTCcagaaaatttacaaatgccgtttcaacattttcaacaatttgaaAACACATTCAAAGGATTTGAAAGCAGTTTAAACCAAGAAGATGTACTAGAAAAAGAAAAACCgttcttaaaatataaattgcatGTTGTGTTAGCTGTGACAGTTGCATATATTACATctttaatattaaatgaaagTGAAGGAAAAACGTTTTTTGTGATAATACCAGTTGCCTTGGTTATTTTATCTGATCTTACAATATTTCGACAACAAAAGCAGCGTAATCCAATGATCAATATGCTAGTGATCTTTGGACTACGATCCCAAGAAATTGTACATGCATTAGATGTTGTCTCAAAACTACAAAACATTATGGCAGATttgtcaattttcattttttacttttgcataGTTACTTGTTTTGGTAATCAATTTGTCCATCTAGctgatataaattaa
- the LOC126752603 gene encoding ubiquitin carboxyl-terminal hydrolase 14, which produces MPAYKVKVKWGRELFPDIEANTDEEPLLFKAQLFALTGVHPDRQKVMCKGGILKDNEWNLQLKDGATVLLLGSKEQVPEEPVTPVKFIEDMNDAEMATAMELPAGLTNLGNTCYMNATVQCLHAVPELREALDKYRVDSEDAGSMSTAMASAMKFLFKQMERGSTVTPIILLQTLHRASPQFSQVGENGTYRQQDANECWSELLKMMQQKIPASNDKAIEGSDVKKYNSFIEQYFGGSFEVKMSCAEIEDEEPTIAKEQFLQLSCFISTEVKYMHSGLKSRMKEQLVKRSETLGRDANYIRTSLISRLPAYLTIQFVRFQYKGKEGINAKVLKDIKFPIEFDAFELCTPELQNKLCPMRAKFKEAEDKNLEGNIKAIAEDKSTPTEVEKNVETENYWFENDPGSNNSGYYTLHAVLTHKGRSSSSGHYVAWVKHSGDIWFKFDDDVVTSVTTDDILRLSGGGDWHCAYVLLYGPKLLKKQ; this is translated from the exons ATGCCTGCCTATAAAG taaAAGTAAAATGGGGACGTGAACTTTTTCCGGACATAGAAGCAAACACAGATGAAGAACCATTGTTATTCAAAGCTCAATTATTTGCTTTAACTGGAGTGCATCCTGATCGTCAAAAAGTAATGTGTAAAGGCGGTATTTTAAAGGATAATGAATGGAACCTTCAATTAAAAGAT ggTGCAACTGTGTTACTCTTGGGATCTAAAGAACAGGTTCCCGAAGAACCAGTAACCCCTGTGAAGTTTATAGAAGATATGAATGATGCCGAAATGGCAACAGCA ATGGAATTGCCTGCTGGTCTCACGAATTTAGGAAATACTTGTTATATGAATGCAACCGTACAATGTCTACATGCAGTGCCTGAGCTACGCGAGGCTCTTGATAAATACCGAGTGGACAGTGAAGATGCCGGTTCAATGTCAACTGCAATGGCTTCAGCCatgaagtttttatttaaacaaatggaaCGTGGTAGTACAGTAACgccaataattttattacaaacgTTACATCGGGCATCGCCACAATTTTCACAAGTTGGTGAGAATGGCACCTATCGACAGCAGGATGCCAATGAATGTTGGTCAGAATTACTGAAAATGATGCAGCAAAAAATTCCAGCTTCTAACGACAAAGCAATCGAAGGAAGCGACGTTAAAAAGTACAA TTCATTTATAGAACAATACTTTGGTGGTTCATTCGAAGTTAAAATGAGCTGTGCCGAAATCGAAGATGAGGAGCCAACTATAGCTAAAGAGCAATTTCTTCAACTTAGCTGTTTTATATCAACGGaagtaaaatatatgcataGCGGTTTGAAATCg CGAATGAAGGAGCAATTGGTGAAGCGATCCGAAACTTTGGGACGAGATGCTAATTATATTAGAACG TCTCTTATCAGTCGCCTACCGGCGTATTTAACAATACAATTTGTTCGTTTTCAATACAAAGGAAAAGAGGGTATTAACGCGAAAGTTTTGAAAGACATAAAATTTCCAATCGAATTTGATGCATTTGAGTTATGTACCCCTGAACTTCAAAATAAGTTATGCCCTATGAGAGCTAAGTTTAAAGAAGCTGAAGACAAAAATTTGGAAGGCAATATTAAAGCTATCGCCGAAGATAAAAGTACTCCAACTGAAgtggaaaaaaatgtagaaaccGAAAACTATTGGTTCGAAAATGATCCAGGCAGCAATAATTCGGGATATTATACTCTTCATGCTGTATTAACACATAAAGGACGTTCAAGTTCTTCTGGTCATTATGTAGCTTGGGTAAAACACTCCGGTGATATCTGGTTCAAATTTGATGACGATGTGGTTACTTCTGTAACTACTGATGATATACTACGCCTGTCGGGAGGTGGAGATTGGCATTGTGCCTATGTACTTTTGTATGGACCAAAGTTGCTAAAGaaacaatga